Proteins from one Paenibacillus amylolyticus genomic window:
- a CDS encoding DUF2508 family protein, with amino-acid sequence MFLWRNIRSAIEKHNRMLKELEEGQIYADIQMAKQEWERAMRQFEDAQGQDEIDYAIYVLEAAERKYQIHLRRAKRAVANNDDVASQRGVGM; translated from the coding sequence ATGTTTTTGTGGCGAAATATACGAAGCGCGATAGAGAAACACAACAGAATGTTGAAGGAGCTTGAGGAGGGACAGATCTATGCAGATATTCAGATGGCCAAGCAGGAGTGGGAACGGGCTATGAGGCAGTTTGAGGATGCACAGGGACAGGATGAGATTGATTATGCCATTTATGTGTTGGAGGCAGCTGAGCGAAAATACCAGATCCATTTAAGAAGAGCGAAGCGAGCCGTAGCTAATAATGATGATGTTGCATCACAGCGAGGGGTTGGAATGTAG